The following coding sequences lie in one Cydia fagiglandana chromosome 27, ilCydFagi1.1, whole genome shotgun sequence genomic window:
- the LOC134678056 gene encoding zinc finger protein 888-like, with product MEQATIKTEYDVYPEVEVQYAESQHQEIICNDDIKEERIENVCDNNINKLKEVYDNYNEGQTTSSNATKTVSEAPGHFPCHICGAVFDQLFQVTRHLNEHVRRTFPCDHCSCIFNYESDLDTHLLIHTLGEQLFDCDVCQEKFPSQELLEAHKDVHKDNSEGIPCQICGVKLKAKYSLKIHMSAKHLSVQPFSCEVCGKLFPAQWRLTEHMKLHTGDSLPCTFCDKHFISQSKLDMHLKTHTGEKPFECKVCYKRFSRESNLKVHMRLHTGMKNFACDICEKAFYTNSDLTSHRKIHDKNKPRPFKCPDCESAFALKTQLKNHYMAVHSTETPFSCESCNVKFKTKKAWKYHMMQHSDERPHKCSVCDKGFLIKHLLVKHMRTHTGERPYGCQYCDKSFKSRSNLNTHMGNVHNDVKKAQKAETV from the exons ATGGAACAAGCAACTATTAAAACAGAATACGATGTATATCCTGAGGTCGAGGTACAGTACGCCGAAAGCCAACATCAAGAAATCATCTGCAATGACGATATAAAAGAAGAACGAATTGAGAATGTTTGCgacaataatattaataaactgAAAGAAGTTTACGATAACTACAATGAAGGACAAACAACCAGTAGCAATG CAACAAAGACTGTATCAGAAGCTCCCGGGCACTTCCCATGCCACATATGTGGTGCAGTCTTCGATCAGCTCTTCCAAGTCACCCGACACCTCAACGAACATGTTCGACGAACCTTTCCGTGCGACCACTGCAGCTGCATCTTTAACTATGAGTCCGACTTGGACACTCATCTGCTTATACATACCCTCGGGGAACAGTTATTCGACTGCGATGTCTGTCAAGAGAAATTCCCGAGCCAAGAATTACTAGAAGCACACAAAGATGTCCATAAAGACAACAGCGAAGGCATCCCATGTCAAATCTGCGGAGTGAAATTAAAAGCAAAGTACAGTTTAAAAATTCATATGAGCGCTAAACATCTCTCCGTTCAACCGTTTTCTTGCGAAGTCTGCGGGAAGCTTTTCCCGGCGCAATGGAGGTTGACGGAACACATGAAACTGCATACCGGAGACAGCTTGCCTTGTACATTCTGCGATAAACATTTCATTTCTCAAAGCAAGCTCGATATGCATCTAAAGACTCATACCGGTGAGAAACCGTTCGAGTGCAAAGTTTGCTACAAGCGTTTCTCAAGAGAATCCAACTTAAAAGTACACATGCGTTTACATACAGGAATGAAAAACTTTGCTTGTGATATATGCGAGAAAGCTTTCTACACAAACTCAGATTTAACGTCTCACAGGAAAATACATGACAAGAATAAACCGAGGCCTTTTAAATGTCCGGATTGCGAATCGGCGTTCGCTTTAAAAACTCAACTCAAGAACCATTATATGGCTGTCCACAGTACCGAGACACCATTCTCATGCGAAAGCTGTAACGTTAAGTTCAAAACGAAAAAGGCCTGGAAGTATCATATGATGCAACATTCCGACGAGAGGCCGCATAAGTGCAGTGTGTGCGACAAGGGGTTCCTGATCAAGCATCTCCTGGTGAAGCACATGAGAACACACACCGGGGAACGACCGTACGGTTGTCAGTATTGCGACAAAAGCTTTAAATCTAGATCGAATTTAAATACTCATATGGGTAATGTTCATAATGATGTTAAGAAAGCTCAAAAAGCAGAAACTGTGTAA
- the LOC134678057 gene encoding zinc finger protein 583-like, giving the protein MEEYVPVSQEPLDVCAVFMKEEQDEGGEETGDTLHTYDLKIERNYFVDNEDGGRTSLDSNPPPDSTKTYTCEICTKPFSQKRYMTAHRQRHPEFKHLALKLQEEKLRLERAKKEQQFICLYCQKEFCNRSTVNRHMKIHTDDKPVSKDYICDICQKAFAHKRDVRVHLRVHTGEKPYECKTCNKRFSQLASLQYHAQGHMKIKPYPCDMCNKQFLRRISLERHTRIHSGIRPFECQLCEKAFTQKRHLVQHNRLHTKYKHRKVGSKFGRHKDAFAGNAIAT; this is encoded by the exons ATGGAAGAATATGTCCCTGTAAGTCAGGAGCCTCTCGATGTTTGCGCCGTTTTTATGAAAGAGGAGCAAGACGAGGGGGGAGAGGAGACAGGAGACACCTTACATACATATGACTTAAAGATTGAGAGGAATTATTTTGTGGACAATGAAGATGGGGGACGAACTTCTCTTG ACTCCAACCCACCGCCAGACTCTACAAAAACATACACCTGCGAAATCTGCACCAAACCGTTCTCCCAAAAACGCTACATGACCGCGCACCGCCAACGACACCCGGAATTCAAACACCTAGCCCTCAAACTCCAAGAGGAGAAGCTACGGCTCGAGCGAGCCAAGAAAGAACAGCAATTCATCTGTCTATACTGTCAGAAGGAGTTCTGCAATCGTTCCACAGTCAACCGTCACATGAAAATACATACAGACGACAAACCAGTGTCAAAAGACTATATTTGTGACATTTGTCAAAAAGCGTTTGCACATAAGAGAGATGTTAGGGTCCATTTACGTGTACACACGGGAGAGAAACCGTACGAGTGCAAAACATGCAATAAAAGGTTCTCCCAATTGGCCAGTTTGCAGTACCACGCCCAAGGTCATATGAAAATCAAACCATATCCATGCGATATGTGCAATAAGCAGTTCTTAAGGCGCATCAGTTTAGAACGGCACACGAGAATTCATTCTGGAATAAGACCCTTCGAATGCCAGTTGTGTGAAAAAGCGTTTACGCAGAAGCGACATCTAGTGCAGCATAATCGGTTACACACAAAGTATAAGCACAGGAAAGTGGGTTCTAAGTTCGGTCGACATAAGGACGCTTTTGCTGGTAACGCGATTGCCACTTGA
- the LOC134678033 gene encoding zinc finger protein 91-like → MRVHTGERPACCHICGAQFRTHGNLARHLRAHSGEKPFACEHCSRRFTQKSVLIKHVRIHTGETPYSCNICHKQFSRSFTLACHRRVHGDIKQEPPVAQIPPPPEKWTCDMCHKTFKNKSYKHAHMLIHTRTKEFQCNVCEKKLTSESSLEKHLTVHNQVKCSVCEKELKTQANLARHMLVHTGERPFPCSFCSKRFTQKSVLIKHERIHTGEMPYQCEMCSKKFSRSFTLENHLKRVHKKEKVVKIENGITSSKKETAEPKKENSETEEEKSQPQKSECDMKPFWCVNCDNWYNNKEFYIHECVQVNKLEMSNVCEDNVPEIDYSDHEDNESSHSPYIDVKEEVRIEQTKSNNTSDQIKHENGFDTLLTNTANIEENSSTINTDTDILIDNEKKYQPISNEKIAKVRKKWTCKLCKKTFKKQTQYRKHLKAHDAKGYCGICKKHFNSNGNLIRHMVMHSGEKPFQCEFCKKRFTQKSVLIKHQRIHTGEMPYTCDICNKKFARSFTLLNHKKVHSTVKPYSCQYCPKTFTQRSAMMIHERNHTGEKPFSCKLCNKQFTSNSTLTNHNKIHNGIKPFLCEICNKQFTTSSNFYSHMRIHRGDKRHTCEVCQKKFYTNSSLTKHKRVHTNKVCKVEVIPEDPSKPCACNICRRRFANVYLLERHARGHSGEKPYECEECHKKFALSGDLNRHRRSHSGEKRYSCDICNKQFTRSGTLKHHHKLHETSITPE, encoded by the exons ATGCGAGTGCACACCGGCGAGCGGCCCGCGTGCTGTCATATATGCGGCGCACAGTTCCGCACACACGGCAACCTGGCGCGCCATCTGAGAGCTCACAGCGGGGAGAAGCCGTTCGCCTGCGAGCACTGTAGCAGAAG ATTCACCCAAAAGTCTGTGCTAATCAAGCACGTCCGCATCCACACAGGAGAGACACCATATTCCTGCAATATCTGCCACAAACAGTTCTCCCGTAGCTTCACACTTGCTTGCCACCGTCGCGTCCATGGAGACATTAAACAAGAACCCCCTGTAGCACAAATACCACCACCTCCAGAAAAGTGGACATGTGATATGTGCCATAAAACGTTTAAAAACAAATCTTACAAACACGCACACATGCTAATACATACAAGGACTAAAGAATTTCAATGTAATGTTTGCGAGAAAAAGTTGACTAGTGAAAGTAGTTTAGAAAAACATCTGACAGTACATAACCAGGTTAAGTGTAGTGTTTGTGAGAAGGAATTGAAAACTCAAGCTAATTTAGCGAGACATATGTTAGTGCACACAGGGGAACGACCGTTTCCTTGTAGTTTTTGTAGTAAAAGATTTACGCAAAAGTCGGTATTGATTAAACATGAGAGGATACACACGGGGGAGATGCCATACCAATGTGAAATGTGTTCGAAAAAGTTTTCTAGAAGTTTTACTTTGGAGAATCATTTGAAGCGAGTTCATAAGAAGGAAAAAGTTGTGAAGATTGAAAATGGAATTACCTCGTCTAAGAAAGAAACTGCTGAACCTAAAAAAGAAAATTCTGAAACTGAAGAGGAGAAGTCTCAACCTCAGAAGTCGGAGTGCGATATGAAGCCATTTTGGTGTGTAAACTGTGATAATTGGTACAACAATAAAGAATTCTATATACATGAATGTGTACAAGTAAATAAATTGGAAATGAGTAATGTCTGTGAGGATAATGTGCCAGAAATCGATTATAGCGATCACGAAGATAATGAAAGTAGTCACAGTCCATATATAGATGTAAAAGAAGAAGTCAGAATAGAACAGACAAAATCCAATAATACAAGTGATCAAATTAAACATGAAAATGGTTTTGACACTTTACTAACAAACACTGCGAATATAGAAGAAAACAGTTCAACAATAAATACTGATACAGATATATTGATAGACAACGAAAAGAAATACCAACCAATTAGCAATGAAAAAATAGCAAAAGTTCGCAAAAAATGGACATGTAAGCtttgtaaaaaaacatttaagaaACAAACGCAGTACCGGAAGCACTTAAAAGCTCACGACGCTAAAGGTTACTGTGGAATATGTAAAAAGCATTTTAATAGCAATGGTAATCTAATCAGACATATGGTGATGCATTCAGGCGAGAAGCCTTTCCAATGCGAGTTCTGTAAGAAAAGATTCACTCAAAAGAGTGTTTTAATTAAGCACCAAAGAATACACACGGGAGAGATGCCTTATACCTGCGATATTTGTAACAAAAAATTCGCTAGAAGCTTCACTCTGCTTAACCATAAGAAAGTTCACAGCACAGTAAAACCGTATTCCTGCCAATATTGCCCTAAAACATTTACGCAGCGAAGCGCTATGATGATCCATGAGCGAAATCACACTGGGGAAAAACCATTCTCCTGTAAACTCTGTAACAAACAGTTTACAAGCAACAGCACTTTGACAAATCATAATAAAATTCATAATGGCATCAAACCGTTTTTGTGTGAGATTTGTAATAAGCAGTTTACTACTAGCAGTAATTTCTATAGCCACATGAGAATACATAGAGGCGATAAGAGGCATACTTGTGAAGTCTGTCAGAAGAAGTTTTACACTAATAGCAGTTTAACGAAGCATAAGCGGGTTCACACTAATAAG gtatgtAAAGTGGAAGTAATACCAGAAGACCCGAGCAAACCATGCGCCTGCAATATATGTCGGCGGCGTTTCGCTAACGTGTACCTGCTGGAGCGACACGCACGCGGTCACAGCGGAGAGAAACCGTACGAGTGCGAAGAGTGTCATAAGAA GTTCGCGCTCAGCGGTGACCTGAACAGGCATCGGCGGTCGCACAGCGGGGAGAAACGCTACTCCTGCGACATATGCAACAAGCAGTTCACTAGGAGCGGCACGTTGAAGCACCATCACAAGTTACATGAAACATCTATTACACCCGAGTGA
- the LOC134677782 gene encoding uncharacterized protein LOC134677782, translated as MNRTMSLYHISVKAEPDWAIPAAGSNNLDQNESRNSIDDCAHVSDQRIKKENVNSSIVHMKLAAAESSSNEPVAAEAPGEPLRVSTPGYHRRTIWCAKERSSNFSKQECQLLHGIIDKYSEIMFNKKTDSATNMKKKATWVKIEAEFNAVSTNKRTLRQLQAKLDNMKRNRRKKERSEANSLTKVVVIPRSATPTNNDSESRVSLLTTENDCLNTTANDRVSLITTTSDCVSLNTTANDCVSLNTTANNGVSLNTTANNCVSPEEFADVDEQPFNVIFKAMTPLSPKLARSVFASEYRLLRDV; from the exons ATGAATCGAACGATGTCGCTATATCATATATCCGTAAAAGCAGAGCCTGATTGGGCTATACCCGCTGCAGGGAGTAATAATTTGGATCAAAATGAAAGCCGAAACAGTATAGATGATTGCGCTCATGTTTCTGACCAAAGAATTAAAAAGGAGAATGTAAACTCCAGCATTGTTCATATGAAGCTGGCTGCCGCAGAGTCCAGCTCAAATG AGCCAGTGGCAGCCGAAGCGCCCGGAGAGCCTCTCCGAGTATCCACACCTGGCTACCACCGCAG gaCCATCTGGTGCGCTAAAGAGCGTTCAAGCAATTTCTCCAAACAAGAATGCCAATTATTGCACGGCATAATCGACAAATACAGTGAAATAATGTTCAACAAGAAGACGGACTCAGCAACTAATATGAAGAAAAAAGCGACTTGGGTTAAGATTGAGGCAGAGTTTAATGCGGTGTCGACGAATAAGAGGACATTGAGGCAATTACAGGCGAAGCTGGATAATATGAAAAGGAATAGAAGAAAG AAAGAACGATCAGAAGCAAACAGCCTGACGAAAGTCGTCGTTATACCTCGCTCAGCGACGCCGACGAACAACGACAGCGAGAGCCGTGTCTCGCTGCTCACGACGGAGAACGACTGTCTGAACACAACGGCGAACGACCGTGTCTCGCTGATCACAACCACAAGCGACTGTGTCTCGCTGAATACGACGGCGAACGATTGTGTCTCGCTGAACACAACGGCGAACAACGGTGTCTCGCTGAACACAACAGCGAACAACTGTGTCTCGCCAGAAGAGTTCGCTGATGTAGACGAACAGCCTTTTAACGTG ATATTCAAAGCCATGACACCATTATCGCCCAAGCTCGCTCGCTCGGTGTTCGCCAGCGAATACCGGCTCTTGCGggatgtatga